The Candidatus Neomarinimicrobiota bacterium DNA segment ATCGTCATACAATTTGGGGTCTTCCATCATGTCTTCGTATGAAAGGTCGGAACCCATGACGGACTGTCGAAGCATATGCCCCGATATCTGAATAATCCGATCTGTTTGCGGGGAGTAGGTCCACATGTTGTTTTTTATTTTAAGCATCTTTGTGCCTTTTTCACGAGCCGGCGCGAGGTATTCGGTAAAAGCCTTATCCCGTCCTAACATCCACGATCTTGATGAAATTGTTCTACTCGCCCTTCTACCGTGTACTATCATCTTGCTTTCAAGTATTGTTGTCTTCGCTGACATGTTTCTGTCGACTGCCCTAATTATCTCACCGGCATCCGGCTGCGTTTGGGCTGATAAAAAAACCGCATAACTTGACTGCAAAAGAAAAACCACAAAATATTTTTTCAAGTTTCCAACTCCTTAAAGAGCTGCGAAAGCTCCCTCTTGTATATCCCTCTTCCTGCCAACGCTGTTCCCAGCATCGAAGCGAATATACCCGGAATGATTCCCACATATAATGTTCCTTGTGTGATCTGCGCTCTCATCACACCGGAGATCAGCATATTATATCCTTCCATCAGATCAGAATAATCTATTCCGACTTCCTGAAGATAATACACTATCGATAATCCGCCTATCATGCCGAGTATCGTTCCTATGACGCCGATTATCGCAGATTCGATTAACAGAGTTCGGAAGACGTGTCCTTTCGTTTCTCCCATTGCGAGCCGAATCCCGATCTCGCCGTATCGCCGGAGTCCGTTCATCAGGCCGAAGTTCCATACCACGAGCACGACGAGAAAAACAAAGATGCCGACGATGAACGCTATATAGATGTTCGCTCTGTCCATAATCAAACCGATGTCGTTTTGGTCCCTTAGCTGTATCATCAAAAACCCGAACTCGCCTGTCCGTTGACGAGTCAGGAACTCACTTTTAACGAACCCGCTGCGTTCGACGTGGTAGAGTTCATCTCTGAATATTCCGAGTATTTCCGAAGCGGCATCATCCATATCAAGAGCCATGCGCGCCCCTTCAATATCGACAACAAAGGCACTCCTGTCCATTACGGGAATCCCGAAGTGGAGCGTACCGGATATTTTGAAATTGAATGTGGTTAGACTACCCCACATTGTCGATCCGACAAGAGTTACGATATCTCCCGGTTCAACTCCGAGCTTCAGTGCGAACCTGTCGCTCAACAGAGCTTCTTCCGGTGACTCCGGCAGCCTCCCGCGTACGAGAGATTTCGAAATACCCGTTAGGTCCGCCTGCCTCGAACCCTGCGAAAGCAGATCGATCCCGAGACCCAAGGCGGGCGATTGCACTTTGGTCTCACCATTTTCGTCCGGCACGTCGATCAGACCGCCCAATTTTATTCTCGGTGTCCAGAGGATATCGGGATACCGTTGATTCAAGTCGTCGAGCAGTGAATCAACGCCGATTATCGCAAGATCGTTCGGAGCCATATCGCTCAGTTCATCGTAAGCGCGGGTCATGATCTTCAGGTGACCGGCATCCAGCATGGCATTTGCGCGGATGAAATCGTTAAATATTCCCGCCATCAGCCCTACCATCATAACAGAGAACGTCACACCGAGAAATATGACTATCAAACTGAAAACACTCCTTATTTTGTCTCTGACTACGCCTTTTAATAAAAACCCGATCATTTAGTTTATCTTTCCCCGCAGCGCTTCCGTGGGTGTCATTTTAGCTATTTTTCGGGTCGGCAGAAAACTCACAACGGTTACGATACCGGCGACAAGCAGTGTTGTGCCTAAGATCAATTCTCCTCCGAAAACGGGATATAGACTGCCGCTGCTGACTACTCCCGCCTCGTCTCCGTAAGGTAACGATATTCCCCTGGTCGCAAGATAATAAAAGAGCGGCGTTCCGTACAGCGCCCCTACGAAGAGCGCGAATACACTGTGCAGTCCACCCTCAAGGGTAAACAGGCCTATCACTCGATTTCTCGTCATACCCAGAGCCATGTATGTGCCGATCTCCTTTTTACGGCGAAATATCGAAAGAACCTGCGAGTTGAATATCCCCAGTCCCGCCATGATAAGAAGCAATCCAAAAATAGTATTAGCCCATACCTTGTCAGCTTCGATCGCAGCATCTATGTCCTTCAAAAAATATCCGATATCCCTGTAAATCCACTCATTCAATCCCGATTCATGTGCATAATCCGTGTTCATTACAACATAGGTTGCCTCTCCCGGCATCCGGAGCAGCTCCCGCATTTTCTCGAGCGAGAGCCAGATTTGCCCCCTATCCAGCCGAAAATTGTCAAGCTGAATTACCTCCGCCACCTCGAATTCGTCAGCATCATATGTGCCCATTGCATCGAGCCATCTGACTGTGAACACGCTCCCCTTTTCCAAACCGGTTTTTTTCGCCATTCCGCTGCCGATTATTGCAGGAATATAACTTCCGTTATACGTACTTAAAGCCTGCACCGGCATCCTTACCGTCTCTTGATGAGGATTTATTCCTTTAAATGTACCAACGGAACTTCTGCCGTTCATGTAGAAAGTCGCCTGTCTGATAAGAACCGGCATTGCCTCTCCACTCTCCACATATTTAAGCAGATCAGCAGGGATCTCACCATGACTATCCTCTATGGTCAGCGGATCGAACTGATCGTATTCAGGATGCCACTGCTGCCCGCCAGCTACTTCCGTGTCGAGCATTATCCGTTTTGAATCTTCTCTCATTCCGTCGTACATCGCGTTAAAAAATATTATGACTGTAAACGAAAACGATGTAACGATTACGTTGAGCCAGGTTCGCATGCCGGCGCCGAGCAGGTTTTTAACCGCCAACTTGAGAGTGACCATCAGTTGTTCTCCACAAATTCGGGACTCTCTATCCGGTCGTCGCTTTCGATCTTGCCATCCACGAGATTCAATATTCTTGACAGGTATCCCATTACCTTTTCATCGTGCGTGGCAAAGATGAACGTAGTGCCTAATTCTTTGTTAAGTTTCAATAGTATTTTCATTATTCTGTGAGAGTTCTTAGCGTCCAAATTTGCCGTCGGCTCGTCGGCTATCACCATCGGCGGGCGCTTTACTATTGAGCGCGCTATTGCTACCCGCTGGCTTTCGCCCCCGCTCAGCTGTGCGGGACGTGATTTGATTTTGTCAGGCAGGTCTACCCATTCGATAGCCTCTCTGACCAATCTGTCTCTATTTTCAGAATCCATGTCTAAGAGCAGTAGTGGAAATTCTACGTTTTCATAAACGGTGTAAACAGGGAGTAAGTTGTAACCCTGAAATATGAACCCGATGCCTGTTCTCCGTAAATCCGCGAGTTCCTTATTTGATTTCCCTTTTAGCGGCGCGCCCAGCACGCTTACCGACCCCTCGGTCGGTGAATCAAGACCGCCGATTATATTCAGCAACGTTGTTTTCCCGGATCCGGAAGGACCTACAAGCCCCGTGAATTCACCTGCTCTGATATTTGTCGTTATCCCTTTCAGCGCCCTGAAAGATCTATTCGCAATCGGGAAATCCTTTACAAGATCGACGATCTCAACGATATTTTCATTCGCCATTCGGTTGCTCCATCAATGATTGTATACTAATACAGCCTGAAAACCCGTACCGAAGCCGGCGTTTCCGGCTCCCGAAAGCTCAACCTCGGTGAACTCATCCCGTTTCGGGTTGTCGAACAGTATCAAATTCACCGTTAAATTATCGTAAGTTCTCGATATTTTTAAAAAATTAAACATCCTTTCCCCGTCCCAATCGTATTCAAAAATTAAAGCAACCTGATCGAATATTCCAATCGGATAATTCATCATGAATGCCGTAAACTCCCTGTTGAATTGGGTCCTCAGAAACTTTGATTCGACCCTGTCGAACATATGTTCCGCTAATAGATAAAGTCCATTTCCAACAGATAGCGTATAATCTCCGCCTATCATGTAAACGCTGCGGTCAATACGATAAAAAGGATTTCCCCCTGACGACTTTGCAACAACAGCTTCCGCCCATATCCCGATTACAACGTCGGCACGTATGTCTATGCCATACCTGTCTTCCTGAGACGACTGATGCACAAACGGCATCCCGGAATTGTCAGGAATCTTGTCTCCTTCGTAACCGGGGCGATGATGGTATGTCAGCCCCAGCTCCCCCACAACCGGAACCGGTAACTCGATCCGCCCTCCCGGTGAGAACAATTCAGAATTCTCCGGATGGACAGCCCACCCCCAATACGTAACATCATGCTTACCGAAATACCGGAAACGCGCTGACGTCACCGCATCGGTCTGCCCCGTAGGGTCCTTTGGGTCTAAACTGTCGAACCACCTGAGCGGTCTGAGAATCAATCCGGGTCCGAACGCTATCTTCTGTAGACCATATCTGAACTCGACCGATTCAGAACTGTAACGTACCCAGAGTCGATGAAATTCGCTGCTTCCATCTGTTCCCTTATTTCCACTCCCGAAGAATCCATCGAACTGAACGTTCAAATTTAATGCAGCCTCGAAATCAATTCCTTCGAACAGACTCTGCTCGGGATAAACCGATAGGGTCGGTATGTAACCGATAAGTTGATCGATATTAGAGCGTTCTGCTGACGGGTCGTTTGAGGCATTAACGCTAAAGGATAATTGACCCCGTAAATCCCACTGCTGGGGATAGCCTGACGAAGAGAAAATTAAAACACCCAGAAAAATGCAGACAGATTTTCCCCCTATTATCCGATTATGCTGCAATAACCACTCTCCGGTTTATTCAATGTTTCAGATCTAGCTGCATTTCGATATTTCCCCTTTCGTAATCAGGGTTCTGACCGAGGCGCTTTGTCTGAAATCCGTATTTCTTATATAAATTTATTGCAGGTTCTAATATCGTATTTGAAACGATCAATATTTTGTCCGCGCCTTTTTCACGAGCGCCTTCTATCGATGCTTCCATCAGCAGATTACCGTA contains these protein-coding regions:
- a CDS encoding FtsX-like permease family protein, giving the protein MVTLKLAVKNLLGAGMRTWLNVIVTSFSFTVIIFFNAMYDGMREDSKRIMLDTEVAGGQQWHPEYDQFDPLTIEDSHGEIPADLLKYVESGEAMPVLIRQATFYMNGRSSVGTFKGINPHQETVRMPVQALSTYNGSYIPAIIGSGMAKKTGLEKGSVFTVRWLDAMGTYDADEFEVAEVIQLDNFRLDRGQIWLSLEKMRELLRMPGEATYVVMNTDYAHESGLNEWIYRDIGYFLKDIDAAIEADKVWANTIFGLLLIMAGLGIFNSQVLSIFRRKKEIGTYMALGMTRNRVIGLFTLEGGLHSVFALFVGALYGTPLFYYLATRGISLPYGDEAGVVSSGSLYPVFGGELILGTTLLVAGIVTVVSFLPTRKIAKMTPTEALRGKIN
- a CDS encoding ABC transporter permease; translated protein: MIGFLLKGVVRDKIRSVFSLIVIFLGVTFSVMMVGLMAGIFNDFIRANAMLDAGHLKIMTRAYDELSDMAPNDLAIIGVDSLLDDLNQRYPDILWTPRIKLGGLIDVPDENGETKVQSPALGLGIDLLSQGSRQADLTGISKSLVRGRLPESPEEALLSDRFALKLGVEPGDIVTLVGSTMWGSLTTFNFKISGTLHFGIPVMDRSAFVVDIEGARMALDMDDAASEILGIFRDELYHVERSGFVKSEFLTRQRTGEFGFLMIQLRDQNDIGLIMDRANIYIAFIVGIFVFLVVLVVWNFGLMNGLRRYGEIGIRLAMGETKGHVFRTLLIESAIIGVIGTILGMIGGLSIVYYLQEVGIDYSDLMEGYNMLISGVMRAQITQGTLYVGIIPGIFASMLGTALAGRGIYKRELSQLFKELET
- a CDS encoding ABC transporter ATP-binding protein; translated protein: MANENIVEIVDLVKDFPIANRSFRALKGITTNIRAGEFTGLVGPSGSGKTTLLNIIGGLDSPTEGSVSVLGAPLKGKSNKELADLRRTGIGFIFQGYNLLPVYTVYENVEFPLLLLDMDSENRDRLVREAIEWVDLPDKIKSRPAQLSGGESQRVAIARSIVKRPPMVIADEPTANLDAKNSHRIMKILLKLNKELGTTFIFATHDEKVMGYLSRILNLVDGKIESDDRIESPEFVENN